One Aegilops tauschii subsp. strangulata cultivar AL8/78 chromosome 7, Aet v6.0, whole genome shotgun sequence genomic window carries:
- the LOC141027948 gene encoding uncharacterized protein yields MDPAADDGRSPSPVTDPDDGDGGSDKPPTRVEVVGKAAMEPSPSPPDSTVSDDQVALSSPPGTPALDPEDGGGSDDLTRAVSLLSLAEAGLTLTAPAPWIRPPTVTKVPTRIPRSSHLFCAWFDRLHLPLRLLSF; encoded by the exons ATGGATCCCGCCGCCGACGACGGCCGCTCACCTTCACCCGTCACGGACCcagacgacggcgacggcggcagcGACAAGCCGCCCACGCGCGTGGAGGTCGTCGGGAAGGCCGCCATGGaaccctcgccgtcgccgccggacTCCACCGTCTCCGACGACCAAG TCGCCCTCTCCTCTCCACCGGGCACGCCCGCCCTGGACCCAGAAGACGGCGGCGGCAGCGACGACCTGACGCGCGCCGTGTCCCTGCTGTCGCTCGCGGAGGCGGGGCTCACCCTCACCGCCCCCGCGCCGTGGATCCGTCCTCCCACGGTCACCAAGGTACCCACCCGCATTCCCCGCTCATCACACCTGTTTTGCGCGTGGTTCGACAGACTCCATTTGCCACTCCGATTGCTCTCCTTCTGA
- the LOC141027619 gene encoding uncharacterized protein — MLVYGLLSQGDQVSDSEATVVLVVPQPCCGMLIGKGGSEFHVKKLGKLQNIGSLTEIIASGAKPNIKVSFMHPLPKTPMRSPVNKDAQEESVTIAVADEHMGAVIGRGGRIINEISKCPEILFLDQLVSLEVLRTS, encoded by the exons ATGCTCGTCTACGGCCTGCTCAGCCAG GGTGACCAGGTGTCCGACTCTGAGGCCACAGTAGTGCTGGTGGTGCCTCAGCCCTGCTGCGGCATGCTCATCGGCAAAGGAGGATCT GAGTTTCATGTCAAGAAACTTGGTAAATTACAGAACATTGGCTCCCTGACTGAAATTATTGCTAGTGGTGCTAAGCCTAACATAAAGGTGTCTTTCATGCATCCTTTG CCAAAAACTCCAATGAGATCACCTGTCAACAAGGATGCCCAAGAAGAATCTGTCACGATTGCTGTTGCTGATGAGCATATGGGTGCTGTTATTGGTCGCGGTGGAAGGATTATAAATGAGATCAGCAAG TGCCCGGAAATCTTGTTTTTGGACCAACTTGTCTCTCTAGAGGTGTTGCGTACGTCCTAG
- the LOC109775872 gene encoding protein FAR1-RELATED SEQUENCE 5, giving the protein MQTCIYNQQTTRSPGTSSSREGVFSLPIHTDRTPPPVLSVPLSLAAPAPAMSSPADSGHLPAPAPPPHHPLPPSAPAPASSPATHRASPPKPKYPIATPAPPPPPPPPPEPNASAAFSGSSPAQTTSTAASARPEDHQSPPSGDASTSAAIAAAAASARPEECTPRMDMEFETELQAYDLYRLYAFKLGFNVRRRYTNRSKTSGEVTSCKFACSREGFKDHKPAAAIAGTARLPRAAARLSRAAAAAIPAPDGRTGCNAHLTLRRTKPGGRFQVSGFQPRHNHPLFAAPRGPPSPFQSPPNAAPPPDFIDDDASATARAAWAEGEGPLRTRRQWEIKYGEAAALLNHLQRQSLADPAFHHAVQLDVEDKVANVFWVDAKMVADYAHFGDAVAFDVVSRNSISLRHLASFVGCNSFGEPVVFGLALMYDETCESFRWLFQTFLHAMSGRAPKTFISHQDTVIAEALSLAMPGTTTAHAICAWHIKHVAKGNIRQLSKGDANFIEEFKACVDGEYDEEAGFLAAWDAMVSKYELRDNAWLQRLFEKKHKWARPYAKGIFSAGMEGTRLNERLNSEVRGHLRAEVDIVLFLRHLQKVISDRRHRELEMEYGSRLMMPYLKIRAPVLTQASDVYTSVIFQLFQEEYEEFQSAYIVSRDESSPCREYVVSLVEKEDRRYTVYGNPMEQTVTCSCGKFETVGFLCSHALKILDVMDIKYIPDRYIMKRWTKYARRLTSPEVLGQAVQAEESLEISNRYQHLCPKYVRLVARASECEESSRVLDQFWGELGDKVEQILQKQTSISSAPVTLQPDVQNLKMALSSITDGTESENVVDISSRAAAKTVVKKKGQKSKNHPRNCVEKGLTKKQKVHSEEPAVVQYGLADGSAQSGNAMFQGLEAAPNLSKMGSQTPTYIPYMGTDFLNPMAMGTLNYEEMHRGASLGLTLLPSQDPGFVACHTSQASSDSQAL; this is encoded by the exons ATGCAAACATGCATTTACAACCAGCAAACAACCAGATCGCCAGGTACGTCTTCCTCCCGGGAAGGCGTATTTTCTCTTCCCATTCACACagaccgcaccccgccgcccgtccTCTCCGTTCCCCTTTCCCTcgccgcgccggcgccggcgatGAGCTCCCCGGCCGACTCCGGCCACCTCCCAGCCCCCGCTCCTCCACCGCAtcaccccctccccccctccGCCCCAGCACCAGCCTCGAGCCCAGCCACTCACCGCGCCTCCCCGCCAAAACCTAAATACCCAATCGCcacccccgcgccgccgccgcccccgccgccaccACCGGAACCAAATGCCTCGGCCGCCTTCTCCGGAAGCTCCCCCGCGCAGACCACCAGCACCGCCGCGTCCGCCCGCCCGGAGGACCACCAAAGCCCGCCCTCCGGCGATGCCTCCACCAGCGCGGCCATTGCGGCCGCGGCGGCCTCGGCCCGGCCGGAGGAGTGCACGCCGCGGATGGACATGGAGTTCGAGACGGAGCTGCAGGCGTACGACCTCTACCGCCTCTACGCCTTCAAGCTCGGCTTCAACGTCCGCCGCCGCTACACCAACCGCAGCAAGACCTCCGGCGAGGTCACCTCCTGCAAGTTCGCCTGCTCCCGCGAGGGCTTCAAGGACCACAagcccgccgccgccatcgccggcacCGCCAGGCTCCCCCGCGCCGCGGCCAGGctctcccgcgccgccgccgccgccatccccgCGCCGGACGGCAGGACCGGCTGCAACGCGCACCTCACCCTCCGCCGCACCAAGCCCGGCGGCAGGTTCCAGGTCTCCGGCTTCCAGCCGCGCCACAACCACCCGCTCTTCGCAGCTCCCCGCGGCCCGCCCAGCCCCTTCCAATCGCCGCCCAATGCCGCTCCGCCACCGGATTTCATTGACGACGATGCCAGTGCCACAGCCAGGGCGGCATGGGCCGAGGGAGAAGGCCCCCTGCGCACCAGGCGGCAGTGGGAGATCAAGTACGGGGAGGCCGCCGCCCTGCTGAACCACCTCCAGCGGCAGTCGCTGGCCGACCCGGCGTTCCACCACGCCGTGCAGCTCGACGTCGAGGACAAGGTGGCGAATGTCTTCTGGGTCGACGCCAAGATGGTTGCCGACTACGCCCACTTCGGCGACGCCGTCGCCTTCGACGTCGTGTCCAGGAACAGCATCAGCCTCCGCCACCTCGCCTCGTTCGTCGGCTGCAACAGCTTCGGCGAGCCTGTCGTCTTCGGGCTGGCACTCATGTACGACGAGACCTGCGAGTCGTTCCGGTGGCTGTTCCAGACGTTCCTGCACGCCATGTCTGGGCGAGCACCCAAGACTTTCATTTCGCATCAGGACACGGtgatagcagaggccctgtcctTGGCGATGCCTGGCACGACGACGGCTCATGCCATATGCGCGTGGCACATAAAGCATGTTGCAAAGGGGAACATACGTCAGCTTTCTAAAGGCGATGCCAATTTCATCGAGGAGTTCAAGGCGTGCGTCGACGGAGAGTATGACGAGGAGGCGGGATTTCTCGCTGCGTGGGATGCTATGGTCAGCAAGTACGAGCTTCGTGACAACGCGTGGCTGCAGAGGTTGTTCGAGAAGAAACACAAGTGGGCTAGGCCCTACGCGAAAGGGATCTTCTCGGCCGGGATGGAAGGCACACGGTTGAACGAGCGCCTGAATTCCGAGGTGCGCGGTCATCTGAGAGCAGAGGTGGACATTGTTCTGTTTTTGAGGCATCTTCAGAAAGTGATCAGCGATAGGCGGCACAGAGAGTTGGAGATGGAATACGGTTCAAGGCTGATGATGCCCTACCTCAAAATCAGAGCCCCCGTTCTGACACAGGCTTCCGATGTCTATACCAGCGTGATCTTTCAGCTTTTCCAGGAAGAATATGAGGAGTTCCAGTCAGCTTACATCGTGAGCCGCGATGAAAGCAGCCCGTGTCGTGAGTATGTCGTCTCGCTTGTGGAGAAGGAGGACCGGCGATACACGGTTTATGGGAACCCTATGGAGCAGACTGTCACATGCTCGTGCGGGAAGTTTGAGACGGTTGGCTTCCTGTGCAGCCATGCTCTCAAGATTCTAGATGTCATGGACATAAAGTATATACCAGATAGATACATTATGAAGCGCTGGACCAAATATGCAAGGCGCTTGACCTCACCGGAGGTTCTGGGGCAAGCCGTTCAAGCAGAGGAATCATTGGAGATTTCTAATCGCTACCAGCACCTGTGCCCCAAGTATGTTAGGCTTGTTGCCCGGGCATCGGAATGTGAGGAGTCCAGCAGAGTACTAGACCAATTTTGGGGAGAACTTGGCGACAAGGTTGAGCAAATCCTGCAGAAACAAACCAGCATTAGCAGCGCACCTGTCACACTACAGCCTGATGTTCAGAATCTTAAGATGGCCTTGTCTTCTATCACGGATGGCACTGAATCAGAAAATGTTGTGGACATTTCAAGCAGGGCAGCAGCAAAAACAGTAGTAAAGAAGAAAGGCCAGAAAAGTAAAAACCATCCAAGAAATTGCGTTGAAAAGGGTCTGACAAAGAAGCAGAAAGTGCACTCTGAGGAACCTGCAGTAGTGCAGTATGGTTTGGCAGATGGTTCTGCCCAGTCTGGAAATGCTATGTTTCAG GGCTTGGAGGCTGCTCCTAACTTGTCCAAAATGGGTAGCCAAACTCCAACCTATATACCTTACATG GGGACTGACTTTTTAAATCCCATGGCCATGGGGACACTCAACTATGAAGAGATGCACCGTGGCGCAAGTCTGGGGCTCACTCTG TTACCTTCTCAGGACCCAGGCTTTGTCGCCTGTCACACTTCTCAGGCGTCAAGTGACAGCCAG GCCTTGTAG
- the LOC109775873 gene encoding phosphatidylinositol 4-phosphate 5-kinase 9 has protein sequence MAAPAASSNHLLQAATADQNYHPNAAPAPSFFRANSTAAAAAAAAAGLSVRGEMTLPNGDVYSGTLSSSSSHSRQVPEGTGRYVWAGGSCCVYEGGWKRGARHGHGRTLWPSGAVYEGDYSAGFMDGEGTYVAGPCTSTTSSSSSSSYKGQWKLDRKHGHGRQTYPNGDTFEGSWVQGQMEGHGRYTWADGNSYVGTMRNGTMFGKGVLTWSATGDSFQGNWLDGAMHGYGLYTWEDGGCYLGTWTRGFKDGKGTFYPKSCRVPAAHQLYIDDLRNRGVLPDDISTNVLQQQRTSSSSFDTNQEPAAAPADLKKSWRNLSFERPPVKKPSLQRRWSIGVAIDKIIGAHEPSGAGSEPQTQQGSDQNMAGCSSLPILEREYAQGVLISEVVLNKSCLEDSSKKLSRRQSRAAKDVKRPGEMIIKGHRSYDLMLCLQLGIRYTVGKITPIQRREVQASDFGPKASFWMNFPTKGTRLTPAHRAVDFKWKDYCPVVFRNLREMFKLDTADYMISISGSDALRELSSPGKSGSMFFLSQDDRFMIKTLRKSEVQVLLRMLRDYYRHVHTYDNTLVTKFFGLHRVKPSSGQKFRFVVMGNMFCTELRIHQRFDLKGSSLGRSTDKVKIDENTTLKDLDLNYSFYLEPSWRDALLKQIEIDSEFLKNQGIMDYSLLLGFHYRARQSLVRGGSLPETILQDNKLAVLSEQDAMEDDSAYNDYREGLVLVQRGSNQEGKVAVGPHIRGSRLRSSSACYEEVDLLLPGTARLQIQLGVNMPARAEKQEKQEKDGGKSLRQVYDVVLYIGIIDILQEYSMRKKVEHAYKSVKYNPLSISVVEPRFYSERFLNFIRTVFPENAPNQ, from the exons ATGGCAGCCCCTGCTGCTTCCAGCAACCACCTTCTTCAGGCAGCAACAGCAGACCAAAACTACCACCCCAACGCTGCTCCTGCTCCCAGCTTCTTCAGAGCAAactcaacagcagcagcagcagcagcagcagcagcaggcctCAGCGTCAGAGGAGAGATGACGCTACCCAATGGCGACGTCTACTCCGGCACgctatcatcatcatcatcacatTCGCGGCAGGTGCCCGAGGGCACGGGCCGCTACGTCTGGGCCGGCGGCAGCTGCTGCGTGTACGAGGGCGGCTGGAAGAGAGGCGCGAGGCACGGCCACGGCAGAACCCTCTGGCCCTCCGGCGCCGTCTACGAGGGCGACTACTCCGCCGGGTTCATGGACGGCGAGGGGACCTACGTCGCCGGCCCCTGCACCAGCACCACCtcctcttcatcatcatcatcctacAAGGGGCAGTGGAAGCTGGACCGCAAGCACGGCCACGGGCGCCAGACCTACCCCAACGGGGACACATTCGAGGGCTCCTGGGTGCAGGGCCAGATGGAGGGCCATGGCAGGTACACCTGGGCCGACGGCAACAGCTACGTCGGCACCATGAGGAACGGCACCATGTTCGGCAAAGGGGTGCTCACATGGAGCGCCACCGGGGACTCTTTTCAGGGGAACTGGCTCGACGGCGCCATGCACGGCTACGGGCTCTACACCTGGGAGGACGGCGGGTGCTACCTCGGGACGTGGACCAGAGGATTCAAGGATGGAAAGGGCACATTCTATCCTAAGAGTTGCAGGGTTCCTGCTGCTCAccagctctacatcgacgatctGAGGAACAGGGGCGTGCTGCCCGATGACATCTCAACAAATGTCCTTCAGCAGCAGCGcacctcctcttcttcctttgACACGAATCAAGAGCCTGCTGCTGCACCAGCAGATCTTAAGAAGTCCTGGAGAAACCTGAGCTTCGAGCGGCCTCCGGTAAAGAAGCCGTCTCTGCAGAGGCGCTGGAGCATCGGAGTGGCCATCGACAAGATCATCGGCGCTCATGAGCCAAGCGGTGCAGGTTCTGAACCACAAACACAACAAGGGTCTGACCAAAACATGGCTGGTTGTTCTAGCCTGCCGATACTCGAAAGGGAGTATGCGCAGGGCGTTCTCATCAGCGAGGTCGTGCTGAACAAGAGCTGCCTGGAAGATTCATCCAAGAAACTGAGCCGTCGACAGAGCAGGGCGGCAAAGGATGTCAAAAGGCCCGGGGAGATGATAATCAAAGGACACAGGAGCTATGACCTGATGCTCTGCCTACAGCTTGGAATCAG GTACACGGTCGGAAAGATTACTCCGATTCAGAGGCGTGAGGTGCAAGCCTCCGATTTCGGCCCCAAGGCTAGCTTCTGGATGAACTTCCCCACAAAAGGAACACGGCTTACTCCCGCACACCGTGCTGTCGATTTTAAGTGGAAGGATTACTGTCCAGTGGTCTTCAG AAATTTGAGGGAGATGTTCAAGCTTGATACAGCAGATTACATGATTTCCATTTCTGGAAGTGATGCACTTagggagttgtcttctcctggaaAGAGTGGAAGTATGTTTTTCTTATCGCAAGATGACCGCTTCATGATCAAGACTCTTCGGAAATCTGAAGTGCAG GTCCTTTTGCGTATGCTTCGAGACTATTACCGCCATGTCCATACTTATGATAACACACTCGTGACTAAATTTTTTGGCCTCCACCGGGTGAAACCTTCCAGCGGGCAAAAG TTTAGATTTGTAGTGATGGGCAACATGTTCTGCACAGAACTTAGAATCCATCAAAGATTCGATTTGAAAGGTTCATCCTTAGGCAGATCTACCGACAAGGTTAAAATCGACGAGAACACGACGCTGAAAGACTTGGATCTGAACTACTCATTCTATCTCGAGCCTTCTTGGCGGGATGCTTTGCTCAA GCAGATTGAGATCGACAGCGAGTTTCTGAAGAATCAGGGCATAATGGACTACAGCTTGCTTCTTGGCTTCCATTACCGGGCTCGTCAAAGCCTTGTAAGAGGAGGGTCGTTGCCTGAAACCATTTTGCAAGATAATAAACTAGCCGTTCTTTCGGAACAAG ATGCCATGGAGGATGATTCTGCCTATAACGACTACCGCGAAGGGCTGGTTTTGGTGCAGCGAGGCAGCAACCAAGAAGGTAAAGTCGCTGTCGGCCCTCACATAAGAGGGAGCCGCCTGCGATCGTCGTCCGCTTGTTACGAGGAAGTGGATCTCCTGCTTCCAGGCACAGCAAG GCTTCAGATCCAGCTAGGGGTGAACATGCCGGCAAGAGCAGAGAAACAAGAGAAACAAGAGAAAGACGGCGGAAAATCGCTCCGTCAGGTTTATGATGTGGTGCTCTACATAGGGATCATCGACATCCTGCAGGAGTACAGCATGAGGAAGAAGGTCGAGCACGCCTACAAGTCCGTCAAGTATAACCCCCTGTCGATATCGGTCGTGGAGCCCCGGTTCTACTCGGAGCGCTTCCTCAACTTCATCCGCACCGTCTTCCCGGAAAACGCACCCAACCAATAA